Within the Pseudomonas fulva genome, the region GACAGCATCAGCCCGGTGGATGGCCGCCAGCTGGCCCGCGTGGCCAGTTGCATGGCCGAGGATGCCGAGCTGGCGGTCAAGGCCGCTCGCGCCGTGTTCGAGCGCGGCGACTGGGCCAGGCTCGCGCCGGCGCAGCGCAAGCGGGTACTGATCGCCTTCGCCGACAAGCTGCTGGCCAATGCCGAGGAACTGGCGTTGCTGGAAACTCTCGACATGGGCAAGCCGATCAGCGACTCGCTGAGCATCGACGTACCGGCGGCGGCCAACGCCATCCGCTGGAGCGCCGAGGCGATCGACAAGCTGTATGACGAGGTCGCGCCGACGCCCCACGACCAGCTTGGCCTGGTGACTCGCGAAGCGGTCGGCGTGGTGGCGGCCATCGTGCCGTGGAACTTCCCGCTGCTGATGTCCAGCTGGAAGCTCGGCCCGGCGCTGGCCAGCGGCAACTCGGTGATCCTCAAACCCTCCGAGAAGTCGCCGCTGACCGCCATCCGCGTCGCTCAGCTGGCGATGGAGGCGGGCATTCCGGCTGGCGTCTTCAACGTGCTGCCCGGCTACGGCCATACCGTGGGCAAGGCCCTGGCCCTGCACATGGACGTCGACACCCTCGTGTTCACCGGCTCCACCCGGATCGCCAAGCAACTGATGATTTACGCTGGCGAATCGAACATGAAGCGCGTTTGGCTGGAGGCCGGCGGCAAGAGCCCGAACATCGTCTTTGCCGATGCCCCGGACCTGCAGGCCGCAGCCGAGGCAGCGGCCACCGCCATCGCCTTCAACCAGGGCGAAGTGTGCGTCGCCGGCTCGCGCCTGCTGGTGGAAAGCTCGATCAAGGAGCGCTTCCTGCCCATGGTGGTCGAGGCGCTGCAGAGGTGGAAACCCGGTCACGCCCTGGAGCCGGACACCCGCGTCGGCGCGCTGGTCGATGACGGCCACCTGGCCACCGTGCTCGGCTTCATCGAGGTCGGTCGCGAGGAGGGCGCCGAGATCCTTACCGGTGGTGAGCGCGCCCTGCAGGAAACCGGCGGCAGCTACGTGCAGCCGACCCTCTTCGCCGGTGTGAACAACGCCATGCGCATCGCCCGCGAGGAGATCTTCGGGCCGGTGCTGTCGGTGATCACCTTCGACAGCGACGAGGAAGCCATCCGCATCGCCAACGACACGCCCTATGGCCTGGCCGCAGCGGTGTGGACCCGCGACATTTCCCGCGCCCACCGCACCGCGCGGGCGCTGCGCGCCGGCAGTGTGTGGGTCAACCAGTACGACGGCGGCGACATGACCGCGCCGTTCGGCGGCTTCAAGCAATCGGGCAATGGCCGCGACAAGTCGCTGCATGCTTTTGACAAATACACCGAACTGAAAGCGACCTGGATAAAAATCTAAGTAAGGGATGCGGCCCGCTGCCACAGCGGGGCGCCTGTGCTTTGGCCTCATATTTAGGCGCTTTGGGAGATATTCCATGACTCAACACGTCGACAGTTACTACGCCGCCTCGCGCAACCCGCGGGTCGATTACCCAGCACTCACGGACGTCGTCGAGACGGATGTATGCATCATCGGCGCCGGCTACACCGGCCTTTCCACCGCACTGTTCCTGTTGGAAAACGGTTTCCGGGTGACCGTGCTGGAAGCCGCCAAGGTCGGTTTCGGCGCCTCGGGCCGTAACGGCGGGCAGATCGTCAACAGCTACAGCCGCGACATCGACGTCATCGAAAAGCAGGTCGGCGCACGCCAGGCCCAGCTGCTCGGCGAGATGGCCTTCGAAGGCGGGCGCATCATCCGCGAGCGGGTCGCCAAGTACGGCATCCAGTGCGACTTGAAGGACGGTGGCGTGTTCGCCGCCATCACCGGCAAGCAGCTGGGCCATCTCGAAGCCCAGAAGAAGCTCTGGGAGCGCTACGGCCATACCCAGCTGGAGCTGATGGACGAGCGGCGCATCCGCGAAGTGGTCGGCACCGACCGCTATGTCGGCGGCATGCTGGACATGAGCGGCGGCCATATCCACCCGCTCAACCTGGCCCTGGGTGAAGCCGCTGCGGTGACCTCACTGGGTGGCGCCATCTACGAGCAGAGCCCGGCCACCCGCATCGACCGCGGCCCGCAGCCGGTGGTGCACACGCCCAACGGCCAGGTGAAGGCCAGGTTCGTGGTGGTCGCCGGCAACGCCTACCTGGGCGGCCTGGTACCGGAGCTGGCGAGCAAGTCGATGCCCTGCGGCACCCAGGTGATCGCCACCGAGCCGCTGAGCGACGAGCTGGCCCACAGCCTGCTGCCCCAGGACTACTGCGTGGAAGACTGCAACTACCTGCTCGATTACTACCGCCTGACGGCCGACAAGCGCCTGATCTACGGCGGTGGTGTGGTCTATGGCGCCCGCGACCCGGCGGACATCGAAGCGATCATCCGCCCCAAGCTGCTCAAGACCTTCCCGCAGCTCAAGGACGTGAAGATCGATTACACCTGGACCGGCAACTTCCTGTTGACCCTGTCGCGCCTGCCCCAGGTCGGCCGCATCGGCGAGAACATCTACTACTCCCAGGGCTGCAGCGGACACGGCGTGACCTATACGCACCTGGCCGGCAAGGTGCTGGCCGAGGCGCTGCGCGGCCAGGCCGAGCGCTTCGACGCCTTTGCCGGGCTGCCGCATTACCCATTCCCGGGTGGGCAACTGCTGCGCGTGCCGTTCACCGCCCTGGGTGCCGCCTACTACCAGCTGCGTGACCGCCTGGGTTTCTGATGCTACGCCTGCCGACGTGTGCCGTCGGCAGGCTTTTCCGGAGAGAACACCATGACCCGCATGCCCCTGATCGGCGTGACTGCCTGCCGGCAGCAACTTGGCAAATACGATTCCCACACGGTTGGCGACAAGTACGTCGAGGCGGCGGCCTACGCCGGCCTGCCACTGGTGCTGCCAGCGCGCAGCACGCCGAGCGACCCGCAGCAGCTGCTCGAGCAGCTCGATGGCATCCTGTTTACCGGCTCGCCGTCCAACGTCGAGCCGCGCCACTACCAGGGCACGCCGAGCCTGGAAGGCACCCAGCACGACCCGAGCCGTGATGCCAATACCTTGCCGCTGCTGCGCCTGGCCATCGACAAGGGTGTGCCGGTGTTCTGCATCTGCCGTGGCTTCCAGGAGCTCAACGTGACCCTGGGCGGCACCCTGCACCAGCGTGTACAGGAGCTGCCGGGCTATCTGGACCATCGCGAGCCGCAGCGCGATTCGGTGGCCGAGCAGTACGCGCCACAGCATGCGGTCAGCGTGCAGCCGGGCGGGGTATTCGAGCGGATCGGCCTGCCGGCGCAGTTCCAGGTCAACTCGCTGCACAGCCAGGGCATCGACCGCCTGGCCGAGCGCCTGCGTGTCGAGGCGCTGGCGCCCGATGGCCTGGTGGAAGCGGTGTCGATCCCCGATGCGCCGGGCTTTTTGATCGGCGTGCAGTGGCACCCGGAGTGGCGCTTCGCCGAGAACCCCGAGTCGCTGAGGTTGTTCCAGGCGTTCCGCGATGCCTGCCAGGCCTACGCTCGGGCGCGCGACGCCCGCTGAATCCGCCCTGAACCCGCTCGGGTTCCGGGTGCTCTGACCTGAACGGGTCGGGATCTTCCCCAGGCTCCAGGGCCGCAGGCTGAAGCCCGCTGGCACGCTGCCCGCCCTGCAGATCCCGGCCACGTTCGGAAACAATTCCAAGACGATGGCAGAGACTTATGAGTGATTACACAGATGCGTCGGCAACGCCCGTCGCTGGCGCCGCCGCCGTGGTGTCCGGCAAGGGCCTGGCCCAGGGCAAGGTCGGTTTGCTGGCCTGCGTGGTGCTGGGCATCTCCACCATCGCACCGGTCTATACCCTGACCGGTGCATTGGGCCCGACGGTGCGCGAGGTTGGCGTGTACCTGCCGGCGGTCTTTATCGTCGGCTTTCTGCCGATGCTGCTGGTGGCCCTGGGTTACCGCGAGCTGAATGCCGCGGAGCCGGACAGCGGCACCTCGTTCACCTGGTCGGCGCGGGCCTTCGGGCCGATGATCGGCTGGATCGGCGGCTGGGGGCTGGTCACTGCCACCACCATCGTGCTGTCCAACCTGGCCGGCATTGCGGTGGACTTTTTCTACCTGTTTCTCGCCCAGCTGACCGGGCTGGACTGGCTGGCCGACCTGACCCGCAACCTGCTGGTCAACATCGTCACCTGCTGCGCCTTCATCGCCATGGCGGTGTGGGTGTGCTGCCGGGGCATCGGCATGACCATGGGCGTGCAATACACCCTGGTAGCGCTGCAGCTGGTGGTGCTGATCGGCTTTTCCGTCGCCGCCTTCGCCGCCGCGCCGGACAGCTCGCCGGTGGTCTTCCATCCCGAGTGGTTCAACCCGTTCAATATCGATTCGTTCTCGGCCTTCGCGGCGGGCCTGTCGCTGTCGATCTTCATCTTCTGGGGCTGGGACGTGTGCCTGACCGTCAGTGAGGAATCGGTCGGTAGCGAAAAGGTGCCGGGGCGCGCCGCGACCCTGACCGTGCTGCTGATTCTCGCCCTGTACCTGTTCACTGCGGCGGCCACCCTGCAGTTCGCCGGCACCGGCGACAGCGGCCTGGGCCTGGGCAATGCGCAGATCCAGGAAAACGTCTTCGCTCACCTGGCCGGCCCGGTGATGGGGCCGCTGGCGATCCTGATGTCCATCGCCGTGCTGGCCAGCACCGCGGCGTCGCTGCAATCGACCTTCATTTCACCGGCGCGCACCTTGCTCGCCATGGGCTACTACCGGGCGGTGCCCAAGCGCTTCGCCAGCGTGCACCCGCATTCGCAGACACCGCGCTACGCCACTATCGCCGCCGGCATCGCCACCGCGGTGTTCTACGTGACCATGCGCACGCTGAGCGAGAACGTGCTGGCCGATACCATCACCGCCCTGGGCATGATGATCTGCTTCTACTACGCGCTGACCGCCTTCGCCTGTGTCTGGTACTTCCGCCACAGCCTATTCGACAGCGCGCGGCACTTCTTCATGCGCGGCCTGTGCCCGCTGGTGGGCGCGGTGATGCTGTCGATCATCTTCTGGCAGACCACCCTGGACAGCATGTCGCCGGATTTCGGCAGCGGCTCGCACGTCGGTGGTCTTGGACTGGTGTTCGTGATCGCCGTGGTGATCCTGCTGCTGGGCCTGGTGCTGATGTTCATCGCCCGCTGGCAGGCGCCGGCGTTCTTCGATGGCAATACCCTGCAGAAGCAGGTGAAGCCGGTGAAGGCGCGGTAGCGCAGCAGGGCGTACCCGCGAAGCAGTACGCCGTTGCCCTGTGTCAGGATCGATAGGTGATGGCGGACCGTTCGCTTCGCTACGAGCGGCCGGCGTCCCGGTCCGCCCTACGAGCTGTGCTCAACGCCAGGCCACCTGGTCTCAGAAACGACAAAGGGACGCCGAAGCGTCCCTTTGTCGTTTACCGCAGGCCGATCATCAAGCGGCCTGGGACTTTTCCTCGGCCTGTTTCACCGCACGGTTCAGGGCGCTGAACAGCGCGCGGAAACTCGCCGTGGTGATGTTCTCGTCGATACCGATGCCGTGCAGCGGGCGCTGACCGTCGAGTCGGATCTCGATGTAGCAGGCGGCCTTGGCGTTGGCGCCGCCACCAATGGCGTGCTCGTGGTAGTCCATCACTTCGACAGCGACCGGCAGGCTGGAGGCCAGGGCTTCCAGCGCGCCCTTGCCCGAACCGCTCCAGCGCTGTTCCTGGCCGTTGACCTGCACCTTGGCGTCGACGCGGCTTTCGCCGTTCTCTTCTTCCAGGCGATGGCCCTTGAGCTCGTAGGGCGAGGTGGCCTTGAGGTATTCGCTGTCGAGCAGCTTGTGGATTTGCGAGGCGGTCATCTCCAGGCCCAGGCGATCGGTTTCCTTCTGCACCACCTGGCTGAACTCGATCTGCATGCGGCGCGGCAGGTTGATGCCGTATTCCTGCTCGAGCAGGAAGGTGATGCCGCCCTTGCCGGACTGGCTGTTCACGCGGATCACCGCCTCGTAGTCGCGGCCGATGTCGGCCGGGTCGATCGGCAGGTACGGCACTTCCCACAACGCGCCTTCCTGCTGCTGGGCGAAGCCCTTGCGGATGGCGTCCTGGTGCGAGCCGGAGAAGGCGGTGTGCACCAGATCGCCGACGTACGGATGACGCGGGTGCACCGGAATCTGGTTGCAGTCCTCGACCACCTTGCGCACCGCATCGATGTCGGAGAAGTCCAGCTGCGGGTTGACGCCCTGGGTGTAGAGGTTCAGCGCCAGGGTCACCAGGCAGACGTTGCCGGTACGCTCGCCGTTGCCGAACAGGCAGCCTTCGACGCGATCGGCGCCGGCCATCACCGCCAGCTCCGAAGCCGCGACACCGGTGCCGCGGTCGTTGTGGGTGTGCACACTGATCAGCACACTGTCACGCTTGCTCACGTGGCGGCCGAACCACTCGATCTGGTCGGCGTAGTTGTTCGGCGTGGCGCACTCGATGGTGGCGGGCAGGTTGAGGATCAGCGGGTTGGCCGGGGTCGGCTGGAACACGTCGATCACCGCATTGCACACCTCGACGGCGAAGTCGATTTCGGTGCTGCTGAACACCTCCGGCGAGTACTCGAAGCCCCACTGGGTTTCCGGCGCTGCAGCGGCCAGGCGCTTGATGGTGGTGCCGGCGGAAACGGCGATGGCTTTGACGCCCGCCTTGTCCTGGTTGAAGACGATCTTGCGGAAGCTCGGCGCGCAGGCGTTGTAGTAGTGGACGATGGCCTTTTTGGCGCCCTTGAGGGACTCGAAGGTGCGCTCGATAAGGTCGTCACGGGCCTGGGTCAGCACCTGGATGGTCACGTCGTCCGGGATGTGGCCGCCTTCGATCAGCTCGCGCACGAAGTCGAAATCGGTCTGCGAAGCGGACGGAAAGCCCACTTCGATTTCCTTCAGGCCCACCTGCACCAGGCACTTGAAGAAGCGCATCTTCTTCTCGGCGTCCATCGGCTCGATCAGCGACTGGTTGCCGTCGCGCAGGTCGGTGGACAGCCAGATCGGCGCCTTGTCGATGATCTTGTCGGGCCAGGTGCGGTCCGGAATCTGAATCTGAGTGAACGGGCGGTACTTTTGCGACGGGTCTTTGAGCATGCTCATGAATCGATCCTGAGGCGAGGGCCAGGGTGGGCCGTGCTGGAAAAAGAGAGAAAGCGAAACGCGAGAAAGGGGGCCGGCAGACCCTAGCGCAGTCGCTGAGCGACCAGGCAGAGATTGGCGTGTTGCCGAAGCAGGATGAGGGTCTGGGAGATGGTCATGGGCTCAACCCTAACCATTGGGGGTAAAGCTGGCAAGTCTGTCTTTGAAATTGGTGGAAACCACCAAGGTGTGCGCCTTGGTGGTTTTTTATTGCGTGCCTGACGGACTTTTTGCGGTTGCGTTGCGCAGTATTCAGGCCGGAGAAGAGCCGCTGCCCTGCAGGGCGGGGCGCAGTTCGCGCATGTCCGCCCCGCTCGGGTGCTGGAACACCCGCAGACCGAACTCCGGGAGGATCGCCAGCAGGTGATCGAAGATGTCCGACTGGTAGCCCTCGTACGGCACCCAGGCCACGGTATTGGTGAAGCAGTACAGCTCCAGCGGCAGGCCGTCGGCGGTGGGCTGCAGCTGGCGCACGATCTGAGTCATGTTCTGGTTGATGCCCGGGTGCTGACGCAGGTAATGCTCGACGTAGGCGCGGAAGGTACCGAGATTGGTCACCCGGCGGGTATTGGCCGGCTCCTGGGCGGCATCGGCCAGTTCGGCGTTCCAGCTCAGCAGCTCGCTCTGCTTGCTGCTCAGGTACTGGCCGAGCAGCAGGAAGCGTTGCAGGCGGGCGATCTCGTCCGGGCTGAGAAAGCGCACGCTGGTCTGGTCCAGGTAGATCGCCCGCTTGATGCGGCGGCCACCGGATTCCTGCATGCCGCGATAATTCTTGAACGGG harbors:
- a CDS encoding aldehyde dehydrogenase; its protein translation is MTTMTRQDWEQRYQGLRIEGRAFIDGSYRDAVGGATFDSISPVDGRQLARVASCMAEDAELAVKAARAVFERGDWARLAPAQRKRVLIAFADKLLANAEELALLETLDMGKPISDSLSIDVPAAANAIRWSAEAIDKLYDEVAPTPHDQLGLVTREAVGVVAAIVPWNFPLLMSSWKLGPALASGNSVILKPSEKSPLTAIRVAQLAMEAGIPAGVFNVLPGYGHTVGKALALHMDVDTLVFTGSTRIAKQLMIYAGESNMKRVWLEAGGKSPNIVFADAPDLQAAAEAAATAIAFNQGEVCVAGSRLLVESSIKERFLPMVVEALQRWKPGHALEPDTRVGALVDDGHLATVLGFIEVGREEGAEILTGGERALQETGGSYVQPTLFAGVNNAMRIAREEIFGPVLSVITFDSDEEAIRIANDTPYGLAAAVWTRDISRAHRTARALRAGSVWVNQYDGGDMTAPFGGFKQSGNGRDKSLHAFDKYTELKATWIKI
- a CDS encoding NAD(P)/FAD-dependent oxidoreductase; its protein translation is MTQHVDSYYAASRNPRVDYPALTDVVETDVCIIGAGYTGLSTALFLLENGFRVTVLEAAKVGFGASGRNGGQIVNSYSRDIDVIEKQVGARQAQLLGEMAFEGGRIIRERVAKYGIQCDLKDGGVFAAITGKQLGHLEAQKKLWERYGHTQLELMDERRIREVVGTDRYVGGMLDMSGGHIHPLNLALGEAAAVTSLGGAIYEQSPATRIDRGPQPVVHTPNGQVKARFVVVAGNAYLGGLVPELASKSMPCGTQVIATEPLSDELAHSLLPQDYCVEDCNYLLDYYRLTADKRLIYGGGVVYGARDPADIEAIIRPKLLKTFPQLKDVKIDYTWTGNFLLTLSRLPQVGRIGENIYYSQGCSGHGVTYTHLAGKVLAEALRGQAERFDAFAGLPHYPFPGGQLLRVPFTALGAAYYQLRDRLGF
- a CDS encoding gamma-glutamyl-gamma-aminobutyrate hydrolase family protein, which gives rise to MTRMPLIGVTACRQQLGKYDSHTVGDKYVEAAAYAGLPLVLPARSTPSDPQQLLEQLDGILFTGSPSNVEPRHYQGTPSLEGTQHDPSRDANTLPLLRLAIDKGVPVFCICRGFQELNVTLGGTLHQRVQELPGYLDHREPQRDSVAEQYAPQHAVSVQPGGVFERIGLPAQFQVNSLHSQGIDRLAERLRVEALAPDGLVEAVSIPDAPGFLIGVQWHPEWRFAENPESLRLFQAFRDACQAYARARDAR
- a CDS encoding APC family permease, producing MSDYTDASATPVAGAAAVVSGKGLAQGKVGLLACVVLGISTIAPVYTLTGALGPTVREVGVYLPAVFIVGFLPMLLVALGYRELNAAEPDSGTSFTWSARAFGPMIGWIGGWGLVTATTIVLSNLAGIAVDFFYLFLAQLTGLDWLADLTRNLLVNIVTCCAFIAMAVWVCCRGIGMTMGVQYTLVALQLVVLIGFSVAAFAAAPDSSPVVFHPEWFNPFNIDSFSAFAAGLSLSIFIFWGWDVCLTVSEESVGSEKVPGRAATLTVLLILALYLFTAAATLQFAGTGDSGLGLGNAQIQENVFAHLAGPVMGPLAILMSIAVLASTAASLQSTFISPARTLLAMGYYRAVPKRFASVHPHSQTPRYATIAAGIATAVFYVTMRTLSENVLADTITALGMMICFYYALTAFACVWYFRHSLFDSARHFFMRGLCPLVGAVMLSIIFWQTTLDSMSPDFGSGSHVGGLGLVFVIAVVILLLGLVLMFIARWQAPAFFDGNTLQKQVKPVKAR
- the leuA gene encoding 2-isopropylmalate synthase, which produces MSMLKDPSQKYRPFTQIQIPDRTWPDKIIDKAPIWLSTDLRDGNQSLIEPMDAEKKMRFFKCLVQVGLKEIEVGFPSASQTDFDFVRELIEGGHIPDDVTIQVLTQARDDLIERTFESLKGAKKAIVHYYNACAPSFRKIVFNQDKAGVKAIAVSAGTTIKRLAAAAPETQWGFEYSPEVFSSTEIDFAVEVCNAVIDVFQPTPANPLILNLPATIECATPNNYADQIEWFGRHVSKRDSVLISVHTHNDRGTGVAASELAVMAGADRVEGCLFGNGERTGNVCLVTLALNLYTQGVNPQLDFSDIDAVRKVVEDCNQIPVHPRHPYVGDLVHTAFSGSHQDAIRKGFAQQQEGALWEVPYLPIDPADIGRDYEAVIRVNSQSGKGGITFLLEQEYGINLPRRMQIEFSQVVQKETDRLGLEMTASQIHKLLDSEYLKATSPYELKGHRLEEENGESRVDAKVQVNGQEQRWSGSGKGALEALASSLPVAVEVMDYHEHAIGGGANAKAACYIEIRLDGQRPLHGIGIDENITTASFRALFSALNRAVKQAEEKSQAA